The following are encoded in a window of Dehalococcoidales bacterium genomic DNA:
- the tmk gene encoding dTMP kinase — translation MNKPASFFITFEGLDGCGKTLQSKRLHEYLKSADRKVLLLHEPGSTPLGEEISRLVKWHNTTDLSPITELFLFNASRAQLVQDTIKPALAEGSIVIVDRFTDSTLVYQGYGRGLDLELIRQVNDIALQGCQADLSILLDIPLEVANLRRKKTSDRFESEKSAFHRKLRAGYLELAENEPERWMVIDGTLEVDIITSIITEKVTLLLETTEE, via the coding sequence ATGAACAAACCAGCTTCTTTTTTTATTACCTTCGAAGGCCTTGATGGTTGCGGAAAAACCCTGCAATCAAAGCGTCTGCACGAATATTTGAAAAGCGCTGATAGAAAGGTACTTCTTTTACATGAACCCGGCTCAACGCCACTTGGGGAAGAAATCAGCCGTCTGGTAAAATGGCACAACACTACTGATCTGAGCCCAATTACTGAACTTTTTCTTTTCAACGCCTCACGCGCTCAACTGGTGCAAGATACAATAAAACCGGCATTGGCAGAAGGTTCTATTGTGATTGTAGATCGTTTCACCGATTCTACGCTTGTTTATCAGGGTTACGGCCGTGGCCTTGATCTTGAATTGATACGACAAGTAAACGACATTGCCTTGCAAGGATGCCAGGCAGATCTTTCAATATTACTCGATATCCCGCTGGAAGTAGCCAACCTCCGGCGGAAAAAAACAAGCGATCGGTTCGAATCGGAAAAATCTGCTTTCCATCGCAAGCTAAGAGCAGGTTATCTGGAACTGGCAGAAAATGAGCCTGAACGATGGATGGTGATTGATGGCACCCTTGAGGTAGATATTATCACGAGTATTATCACCGAAAAAGTAACCTTGCTGCTCGAAACCACAGAGGAATAA
- the mnmA gene encoding tRNA 2-thiouridine(34) synthase MnmA, which translates to MSGRKVAVAISGGLDSAVCAALLIKQGYQVVGVTMHLTNSSAKSVIDNARSVASTLNIPHHVIDFSAAFEEKVVTPFCQHYTSGKTPNPCVACNYYLKFGLLLDYVKQIGVDFLATGHYARIVKHDSGLSLCKAIDTFKDQTYFLYTLKSGILPSLLFPIGNLYKREVAILAKELSLPVPVNEGSQDICFMSGANYRTFLSSRLSTLPGKVYDISGQELGVHSGISNYTIGQRQGLNFGQAEKLYVVEIDQAANSIIIGPESYLRKTRLFADSINWISGSFPHNKLDITAKIRYGSTETPVNLVPSADILEVEFASPVKAVTPGQSIVFYYGDELLGGGIIRA; encoded by the coding sequence ATGTCCGGCAGAAAAGTTGCTGTAGCAATCAGCGGAGGATTGGATTCTGCCGTTTGCGCAGCTCTTTTAATAAAACAGGGTTATCAGGTTGTGGGTGTTACCATGCACCTCACTAATTCGAGCGCAAAATCAGTCATCGATAATGCCCGTTCAGTTGCCAGCACACTGAACATCCCTCATCATGTTATAGATTTTTCGGCGGCTTTCGAAGAAAAGGTTGTAACGCCCTTTTGCCAGCATTACACATCTGGAAAAACTCCAAACCCTTGCGTTGCCTGTAATTATTACCTGAAATTTGGCTTACTCCTCGACTATGTTAAGCAGATAGGTGTCGACTTTCTTGCCACTGGCCATTATGCCCGCATCGTAAAACATGATTCCGGTTTAAGTTTATGTAAAGCTATCGATACGTTTAAGGATCAAACCTATTTTCTTTACACTCTCAAGTCAGGTATTTTACCCAGTTTGCTCTTCCCGATTGGCAATCTGTATAAAAGAGAAGTTGCAATACTTGCCAAAGAGCTTTCCCTCCCGGTACCGGTTAACGAAGGAAGTCAAGATATCTGCTTTATGTCCGGCGCTAACTATCGTACATTTCTAAGCTCTCGCCTTTCCACGTTACCCGGAAAAGTTTACGACATTTCAGGCCAGGAACTTGGAGTTCACTCAGGAATATCCAATTATACTATCGGCCAACGCCAGGGCCTCAATTTTGGGCAAGCTGAAAAGCTTTACGTAGTTGAAATAGATCAAGCTGCCAACAGCATTATTATCGGCCCCGAGAGTTATCTTAGAAAAACCCGGCTGTTTGCTGATTCGATCAATTGGATTTCAGGTTCTTTTCCCCACAATAAATTGGACATAACTGCAAAAATAAGATACGGTTCAACGGAGACACCGGTAAATCTTGTACCCAGTGCAGACATCCTCGAGGTAGAGTTTGCTTCTCCGGTCAAGGCAGTAACTCCGGGCCAGAGTATTGTTTTTTACTATGGAGACGAGCTGCTGGGCGGTGGTA